Proteins from a genomic interval of Sander vitreus isolate 19-12246 chromosome 6, sanVit1, whole genome shotgun sequence:
- the LOC144519878 gene encoding protein tyrosine phosphatase type IVA 3 isoform X1, with amino-acid sequence MNRPAPVELCHKNMRFLITHNPTDSTLSSFIEDLKRFGATTVVRVCDITYDKTPLEKDGITVVDWPFDDGAPPPSKLVDDWLSLLKKKFQEDPGCCVAVHCVAGLGRAPVLVALALIESGMKYEDAIQLIRQKRRGAINSKQLTYLEKYRSKQRLRFKDSNSHKNKCCTM; translated from the exons ATGAACCGTCCAGCTCCAGTGGAACTGTGCCACAAAAACATGAGATTCCTGATCACACACAACCCCACAGACAGCACACTCAGCTCCTTCATAGAG GACCTAAAGCGCTTTGGTGCCACCACAGTAGTTAGAGTCTGTGATATTACCTATGATAAAACACCGTTGGAGAAAGACGGCATTACTGTAGtg gATTGGCCGTTTGATGATGGAGCCCCGCCCCCCAGTAAACTGGTTGATGATTGGTTGAGTCTACTGAAGAAGAAGTTTCAGGAGGATCCAGGATGCTGTGTGGCTGTTCACTGTGTGGCTGGGCTGGGGAG GGCCCCTGTACTGGTTGCTCTGGCTCTGATAGAGAGTGGGATGAAGTATGAAGATGCTATTCAACTTATCAGACA gaaGCGTCGTGGAGCCATCAACAGTAAACAGCTAACCTACCTGGAGAAATATCGATCCAAGCAGAGACTCCGCTTCAAAGACTCTAATTCACACAAGAACAAGTGCTGCacaatgtga
- the LOC144519878 gene encoding protein tyrosine phosphatase type IVA 3 isoform X2 — protein sequence MNRPAPVELCHKNMRFLITHNPTDSTLSSFIEDLKRFGATTVVRVCDITYDKTPLEKDGITVVDWPFDDGAPPPSKLVDDWLSLLKKKFQEDPGCCVAVHCVAGLGRKRRGAINSKQLTYLEKYRSKQRLRFKDSNSHKNKCCTM from the exons ATGAACCGTCCAGCTCCAGTGGAACTGTGCCACAAAAACATGAGATTCCTGATCACACACAACCCCACAGACAGCACACTCAGCTCCTTCATAGAG GACCTAAAGCGCTTTGGTGCCACCACAGTAGTTAGAGTCTGTGATATTACCTATGATAAAACACCGTTGGAGAAAGACGGCATTACTGTAGtg gATTGGCCGTTTGATGATGGAGCCCCGCCCCCCAGTAAACTGGTTGATGATTGGTTGAGTCTACTGAAGAAGAAGTTTCAGGAGGATCCAGGATGCTGTGTGGCTGTTCACTGTGTGGCTGGGCTGGGGAG gaaGCGTCGTGGAGCCATCAACAGTAAACAGCTAACCTACCTGGAGAAATATCGATCCAAGCAGAGACTCCGCTTCAAAGACTCTAATTCACACAAGAACAAGTGCTGCacaatgtga